Within Echinimonas agarilytica, the genomic segment ACACCGAGGCCTAAGATTGCCTGCTCGCTTCTATAGAAAGCTGGAATCCATTTTGGCTAAGAACCCAGGCATTCAAACTGGCGGCATCACTCTGAACTTTCGGGATGAAAACTATAGTGCTGAGCATGGAGGTTATCACCCCGTTGAAATTCGTCTCGACAAGGAAGGGGACAAGTGGATCCTCTGTTATGTCACAGACTTTGCTTATGCTGGTCTTGCAGCAGAGTTGGAGAAGGATATAGATGTCTGCTTTATCAGCGAGCTCTTCTACAGTCGCCTAACGGGAATGATGCCACTGGGACGGGTAAAGCCGTTCGTCCGTACCTTCATTGAAAACTTCATCGCCTACTGTGATATGGGTGTTTACAAGCTGGAACTCAGTACAGATTAAGTTCAAGTTCCCATTTTGGTCTTTTGGGAACTTTGCAGGCCTTGTTCTATAAGGCTTTGCTTCAAACCTACCCTCTGAGCTTCCTCAAACTACCATTTCAAACGGAAAAAGGAACCTAGCCATGGCAGAAGTCCAAGCGGTTAAAGAGCCTGACACCATTCGTTTAGTGAGTCACCTACTTACAAGGCATCATAGCCAGCAGATGGCTGATATCTGGAACATTGGTCTAAACCTAGCGTTACGGATCTCAGATCTGCTATCGATTAAGTTTAGTGATATTGAGGAGGACCGACTGGTTCTCCGAGAACAAAAGACTGGCAAACATGCCAACATTCAACTGAACCCCAAAGCCTTACAAATCATCCATAGGATTAAGGAGGAACATCCAAGCCATATCTACCTGTTTCAATCCTACCGAAACAAACAAGCCATCAACCGGTCTCCTAGACCATTAACACGTCGAGCTGTAAGCAAAGCTCTTGGAACAATAGGTGAGGAGATTAAGTTACCACTTGGCACTCACTCAATGCGCAAGACCCGAGGCTATCACCTGTACAAATCAACCAAAGACATTGCCCGAGTCATGAAGATGCTCAGGCATAGCTCTGAAGGTGTCACCCTTCGTTACATCGGGCTCACACAAGAAGAAGTCGATAAAGACTTTAAGGAGTTGGAGCTATGATACCCAACCTAACAAGTACTTGTAGGAGAGTGAAGTGCTAGATGGGTTGTACAATATGTGCAGGAGTGGATTTCTAGCCACCTGCAACATCGTACATATTAATAGGAGGGTAATGCCCTCCTTTATTTTTTCGCATTAGACAATCAAAATCTAACGGGTTGTTCTACTACAATCAAACGACCTTCGCCGATCACCATAATGCTTAGATTTAGGTTTAGCAAAGTAACTAAACCTGAAGAACAATTCGTTGTACTCCTCCGCAAGGCGCTTACTGTGAATGTTTACATAGTGAATTGGATTTTTTGGGAAATGCACGAGCCCACCCACATCATCAAAATCAAGACCCAATGCACTTGCCCATGCCTTTACAATTCTTGAAGCCATATTGTTACCTGTCGCTTCGTAGTTACCTAGAGTGTGGTATGCGTCTTTGTTTAGCAAAATGATTACGTGAAAGTGGTTCGCTCGTGCATTTTCTCTCTCTGAGCACCAAATGTAGTTAGGGCGACACCTGTAGCTCCTAGAGCCTGCTTTATGCTTTCTATTTCGATCAGCTTCAATCTGAGCATCGAGTGACCCCATAAACCTAGTTATGTGACGGTTACTTTTCAGCTCTAACTCTTCGGGTACATGAAGGTCCACACGAATAGCACATACTCTAGAGTATTGAGACAAGTACCTGTCGATAACTATTTTGCCTGCTGCAAGGTAGTTTTCTATGAGAGGACCATAACTGGTTATTACTTTCAGGCCTTGGTAGTAAGGTCCATAGTGAAGCTTTAGTGAAGGAGTGCCTTTAAGACGTTTGTTCATGATTATTCCTAAGGTTGTATTAATCCATAGGAATAGGAACTCCATTATTTTTTAACTGCTCTAGAACAAATAGAGCTAGGTATATTAGTTATACCAACACCAGAACCTTATAGCCTTGCTTGGCTCAATAGCGCCAATCGTCAGGAATGTTTACTCCAGTTACTCTCCAATTAAGTTACTCACAAGCACTAAAAGTCCTCTGCAACCACTTGTTCATGACCTAGGCAAAGTACAAAGCTCATCTTACGCTGATGAGGCTTATGACACTAAGCAGAGTCACAAAGAGATAGCGAGGGAGAAAACTAAGTCTTTAGAGCAAGTCCTCTCTTCTATGCTCGATGACTAACCTTACCTCTGACCAATAACTACCCCACCTGATTCTTCGCAACAAAGGAGTAAGAGCTCTTCAAGCCTCGCTCTCAAATTTCGCATTTTTTACTGTTAGGACCCATTGTAGGGTTGAAAAAATCACTTAGATTCGCTATTCACCCCAGGATTTGAATAACCGTCCCCAGCAAAAATCATAACCTACTGATAAATAGGCAAACAAAAAACTCTTACCAGGTAAGGTTATCATGCAAAGATTAGCAATCTATTACCTTTTAGTTAGGCTTTTGTTACTGTATTGTTATTGAATTATTTCTTGATAGTTACCATGTTTTTGAAAGGGTCTCTTGTATGAGTCAGTACCAGTTCTCAAGTAATAGTTTAAGAGTGTGTCAATTTTGCCTTTCTTATCTCAGGGATAAGGGCTTCGATATTTGTTGCGAAGACACGGAGAGTACTAAGGTAATTTGTAAGGCTATCAATGATGCATCTGGAGGCTTTAGCTGGATTAGAGAGGATCAGAAAGCTCCTCGTTCACAAGATGTAGCGGAGGCCCACAATAAGGCTGTGAGTGGGCTTTTGTCAGATGACGAGCTTGAATGGATTGATATAGAAAATCCAAGACAGTGCAATTGGTTATCAACCTATTTGGAAAAACTGGCTCCAGCAGACTATGAGGATTTATTCGCTGGTGAGATCGAGCTTAACCAAGTAAGGCTTCGCCATTCATTGCTCAATCGAAAGCCTATCCCAAGCCTATACAGTGAAAGAGTTAAGAGCATTTTTGCTTTCTTCGATAGAGTTCACCGCTCTCGGTACAGTATTGATCAAAAAAGAGAAATTAATGCTCTTTATAGAAGGGCTTGGGGCGAACTCTCTTCTAAGAGAAAACTTGATAAATGGTTAAAGCCTAAAGATGAAGAGCAGCTAGAGTGGGTAATTGAGTATTACAATAAACACTCAGATAAGTACAAAGGCTCTTATAATTGTCTCAGGTTCATCGACCTCTTTGAGCCAAAAGCTAAATATTGGGGACTCGTTCTTCTTTTTGATCTGTGGACCGACAGCTCTGATCGTACGCTATTCATCAAACAGATGAAGAACTCTTGGAACCAAAAAAAGCATAAGAAAGCTCTAGGTGACAAAAAAATCTACAGTATTCCCTTATCTCCAGATACGAAAGATATGCTTGATGAGATCGTTGAAATGAAAGAAAGCAAAATCTACTTAGAAATAGAAAGAATGATTAAGAAAACTCACGAGGAGTTATCAAGCTCCCGTGAGGCCTCATAATGACAATAAGAGTGGTATGATTGAGCAACCGCTGAGAAAAACGTTAAGACTCGAAGGTACTGATAGTGATATCAACTAGCGCAATTACCGAGGCGATTACCAGCTTTTTACCTAGCTCAAAGCTAATCTACCTCTTTGGTTCGCAAGCAAATGAAACAGCAACATCTCAGAGTGATGTTGACCTAGCAATTCTTTTACCCCGAAAGCTTGACCCAGTTGAGCGCTTTGACCTTCAAGAAAAACTGGCTAGACAGTTCAGGCAAGATGTCGATTTAGTTGACTTGCTATCAGCCTCAACCGTTCTTCAGCATCAAGTGGTTCAATCAGGTAAGCTCCTATGGGGCGTTGAAGATGACCAAGCTAAATTTGAAATGCAGGTACTCTCTATGTACCAACACCTGAATGAGGAACGCTCAGAGATCCTGAAGCAATATCAATCATGAATGACGTTATCATCAATAAAATTGCAACCTTAGAGCACTGCCTTAAACGCATTCAAGACGTCTACCAAGAAGCAGGCGCAGGGTTCGATACTGACTACACACGACAAGACTCCGTGATTTTGAATCTACAACGTGCCAGTGAAGCGTGACTTAGCCAATATCATCAACAAACAACGCAAGACTGGAATCCCTCAAAGCAGCCGAGACAGCTTTGAATTACTCAGCAAAGCCAATCTACTACCTGTCGAGCTTTCTCAAAATCTCCAGAAAATGGTTGGCCTAAGGAATGTCGCTGTTCATGACTACCAAACCCTGAACCTAGCCATTGTTAAACATGTTGTAGAAAACAGGCTGAATGACTTTGAAGATTTTTGTAATGTTATGAAATCCATCGGTTCTGAATAACTCCAAACCAAATGGTGGGTACATTGGTGGGTAAACCTCCACTCCAAGCCATCACAAGTATCGCAACAAACTGAATAGTTTGAATAATTTAAATATTTTTAAAAATGTAAAATATTCAGATCCAGAATATTGAATGACAAATTTTCTAGTATACTTCAGGCTTAAATTGGCAATTTAACGTGACATTTTAAGGTTTAGTCACCATTTATCCTAGCCAATAAAGAAATAAGTTAATTTAGGCCCCAAGTAATGACTTTTGGTCCACTTTTCTCCTCATTATTCGCAATTTTTGTTCCGAATAATGAGGGAAATTGATGAACATCTCGCAAACTACAAAACATATTGAAGCGCTGGAGCAATCCGGCCACCCCACTTTCGAAAGCGTCTACCCCAGTCTGTACCTTGATGTAAAATGCAAAGGCTCCGCCAGTTGAATCATTCGTTACCAGCTATTTGGTAAACGCCGTCAATATAAAGTCGGCGGGTATGGCAAGGATCATGAAGTGCTACTTGATTTTGAGGACGCTATTAATCTCACCATCGACTGCCAACAAAAGCTCAATAATGGCATCAATCCAAAACTAGACATTAAACATCAAAAACAGCCTAACCTGCTGACCTTCGATGACCTGTGACCCCTTCCAAATAAGAGCAGTGACCACATGGTGTTTGCAATCAAGGATGTGGCTGAATTAATTCTAGAGTGCCATCAGGCCAGGTTTACCAAAGAAATGGATTTAACCCCTGATTGTTTCCCGTTAAACCCCTACTCTGCTAGCGATGATTGTATTGCTGCGGCACTGAATGTACTGAGGCCCATAGCATAAGCACCCAATAATTCATCACAATCGGTGATTTATTAGGTTGGAATTGTCATATTCTTATAAAATCACCGCTAACGGTGAATAAAATTGTTATTCATTAGTATCGACCTATAATCACTGGTACTAATGAATATTGGTGTAGAACGATGGCCAAGAAAGTAACGACCTCACAAATGCCTCAAACGCAGTTTATTGAGAACGCGAATGTATTAGGACAACTGATTAAGGCGAAACGCACGGCAACGGGCATGAAGCTCGCCGATTGTGCTGCGCTTTGCAATGTTGGGATCAATACCTTATCGCGCATTGAAAATGGCAATGATAATTGCACTCTTGCCACCGCCTTTGCGGTACTGCACGGATTAGGGATCAAGTTGTCTTCTCCATCACTTTCACCGACTTCTCTTGAAAAGCGGGACGGCTCAAGCGTCTGTGATGACGAATGGGTATGATGACTATGCCAGCAGAATATTCCTTGTATATCTATTTTGCGGATCGTCGTATTGGCACCCTGACCTTAGACAAATTAGAGTCATCGAACCTGACGAACTTGCCAAGCGACTAGATGTTAAGGAAGACATCGGCCTGTTAACGTGGGACGACAAACCACGACTGAGTGTGGCTGGCGTACAAGACAAACTCAACATGTTCATTAGCGAGCAAGAGCAGATAGGGTTTGGCGATGGCGCTTTGTGCTCAACGCATATTCTCAAGTTTGAAAAGCACAACTGTCCCAACCTTGTGCTAAACGAATACTTCTGTATGAAGCTTTCCAAGGCAGTGGGGCTGCCTACCGCAGAAGTACGGTTCACTCGGTTCGCGCAATACCCCGCACTGATTGTTGAAAGGTTTGATCGCAAATATGCACCTGATCAGCTCAAAGTTTTTCGCAGGCATGTCATTGATGGTTGCCAAGCGTTGAATCTACCACGCGACTATAAATACGAACGCAATTTGGGGGACGGGCGGGATGTGCAGCATATTCGAGATGGTGCAAGCTTGCCTCGATTATTTGAGCTAGCAACAACCATGGCGTCGCCTGTTGAGAGTCTTCAATGGCTTATCAATTGGCAACTGTTCAATCTGATGATCAGCAACTATGACAGTCATGGCAAAAATGTCTCGGTGTTTTTTGATAAGCGCTATAGTCGATTCACACCTGCCTACGACTTAGTGAATGTTGCTATGTTTCCAAAGTTCAAACATGTACTTGCGATGGCAATGGGTGATGAATTTGAACCCGCGAGCATTAACGCCTACCAATTGGCTGATTTCGCAGAAACCTGCGGGGTGAATAAAAAGCTCTTGTCTCGCCAGTTAACCGGTTTAGCAGATAAAGTCATCGACACGCTGACGCAGAAGCAGTTTATCGAGACAATCACTCACGAACCGCATTTTACCGAAGATGACCGCAAATACATGACCCAGGTGAAAGCGCATATCTTGGCAAAAACACTACACCTAAAATCACAAGCGCCAAACATACCGAATATAGAAATATGACAATAAGGAAGCCCGTCATTCTAATATGGCGTCGTATCTCCAGCTCAATTCAAAGAAGCGTATTTGTTGGAACAACAGACTGTCTAGTGAAAGCTGGGAAGTCCACTTCTGCGTAATCGAAAAAGTTAGACAGACTCATACCATTGCCTCTTCGTACACTTTTTCGATTTCAGTAAATTTAGTTACATCCTCTAGGCGAGTTAAGGTTGTGAGTTTCATGGAGTTTTTAATTGGGCGATGTGGCACGTTGGTCACTGGCGTTTGCAGTGACAGTGGTTTGCCTAACTCAAATAAATAATACAAATCAGCAGAGCCTGACTTCTTACCCGCTTGATCTTCGGTAATGGCGTAGCGTGGTAACACTGTTACTCGTTTAACCGGCCAAAGTTTGTCAATTTGCTTGGTTGAACTTTGAGTGCCTGAGGTAGACGCCAACGCTAAATAGCGAATTTCCTCGGCAATATGCTGCTTAAATTTCTGCAAAAACGTGCTTTGTGGAAGGTGATACCACAGCGCTGTGCCTTGCTCAAATTGTTCAAAGTAGCCATTATCACGGCCGCGTTGCCCACCTAATGCCACTGTCATCGTCAAATCAGGGTATAGCACTTGGCGCATGCCGTAATAAGGTATGCGTGCTGCTTCTTGTACGTAGAGCCTTTCTGCCATGCCAGCCACAGGATACATGGTTTCATTGCCTTGCCCTGTTTGTGCATTCGGCGCTGTGCCAATTTGGGCTTGCAAGAAATCTAGCAACCACTGGTGACCAGAATAACTGCTTTTAGTCTGGGTTGGATCAGTTTGACTAAGTTCGTTTTGGCTAGGCAACAGGGCGAATGCGCCAATACCCACTTCTTCTATCGCGGCTGTGTAGGGGTTGGATGTTGTGGCTTGATCAAAAAAACCTGGATATAAAGCAAACGCACCAAAAACTGGGCGGCTTTTTTTAGGAGATTGGCCAGCGTTTCCACTTGATGGTGATTTAGAATCGTGAGGTTCTGATAAACGAATCAAGGCATCCCGATAACGGTGCATTTGGTTAATGGCATCGTCTGGTACGCCATCTACTATGGTAAAGTCTAATGATTCTTTCTCGATATCAGTCTTACTTTCCCAGTATTTTAAGTCTTTCTCAGTTGGCTTACCTATAAATTCATTTTTTAGATTAGTTTTGATATCCTCAATTCTATATTTTGCATCAAACAACCAAATAAACTGCTTTTTTTCTGAAGAATCTGAGCCTGAGTTGGCGGTTTTAGGCAGTGTCACTTCCAACACAATATCCGGCTTTTGGTTCACTAGATACGAACGTATCTGGCTTGCTTTATTGAAAGTCGGTTCATGAGCGAGTCTTGCCGTTACCCCATCAGCACGCTTAAAACGAAATGCTCCACGCATACCATCTTTAAGTTGGTACTCAAAAAAGTCGTTTTGGGCGAGCTTCTTCGCACTGTTTTCAACCAGTTCAAAGCCGAGATCCTGCTCTAAAATCTGTTTCAAACACAAAAAACACCACACTTCGTAAATCTCAGCCACTGATTTCATTGAAATGCTCGATTGATTGCCAAACACATCTAAATAAAATCTCAGCTCTTGCCAAATGCGATACACCGCGCTGTAACCGGTTTTTTGCTGTAGCACTAACGACTCGCGGTTTAACCCTGTGTATACGCCAACCTCTTTTAAAAAACTTTGACCTAACACTTTTTGCAGCGGTTGTTGCCAACTATGTAGCTCATTTAGAAAGGAATCCGACAACCGCTGCCGTTCTGGCGCCTGGTTACTTTGTCTAAGCTTTTGTTCAAACTCCGCTAATTGTCGCTTGCTTTTACTCACCGCCATTTTGATAAAGCGATTTTCTGGGGTCTCCACACTCAGTTGCTTTTTTTCAACCGCATAGCGTTTATCGTACTGGCCATTCGCAAAGTCTTGCTTGACTTGCTCGGCTAACTTATGCGGCAAACGGCCTTTTAATTTGGCCGCTTTGATATTGGCTACTGTAGGTTGCAAACGGCTATGCGGAGCTGCACAAATCACTTTTAAGCCTTGCTCAAAGCGCTCCCTTAATGCGGCAAAATTAGCCAACCACATCAGTGGAAAGTGCCCACGTTGCTGGCTAGTCGCGGCATCTTGTTCTGTTTTTTCTACCAAGCTAAGCGCCAAAGGGGGTAAACTTTGTCGATGGCTTGGTACATGGCTGGCAAGTCTTGGTGCAGTGCCATTTTGGTTGGCAGCACTTCAAAGGCAATATGCTGAGTCTGTGTTTTACCATTGTGTTCAAAGGTAAGTGGCAAACGTAACCAGCCCACATCATTGCCGGTATTGATGGTGCCAGTTAAACGTGCAGGCACTACGCCCCTTGCGGTTTTTACTTCGGGAGCAAAACGAAATGCCTCATTCACGCTTTGGCTGCGATGGGTTAACCGCGCATTAGTTACTTCACTAAAAAAGACCCACTCAAACTGGTACTGAGTATTTTCAAAAAACAGCGGTGAATTTAATGTCAGCTCAGCATTTTTCGCTAAGCCATTGGCAACTAGTCCGGTTTCGGCTAAGTCACTTTCATCTAAAGCACTTTTGTATAAGCCATCTGCAACTAGCCCTTGCGGTTCAATAGCATTGCTCAGCTGCGCCACAGGCGCAAAGCGCAATTCGTAGCTAGGTTGCGCATGATTAGCGTTCGCCCTGTGCGCCATTGTATTCTGATACACGCTCAACCGCTGTCTAATATCATTCGCCCAAACCGAAAACTCAAAGTCGGGGGTTTGTAATCGTATTAACTCCGGCATTCCCTACCACTCCTTGCACCATCGCTGTACGGGTTTTGCTTATGGGTTGCATTCATTGAGAAGGCATCAGACAACACCAAACCATTAAGGCCAGAAACTGGTAAAGGTGGCGCTGGCTAATCGCTCGCTCATCCACTCCAACTTCGCTTTTGCACGACAAGGTATACGAAGTATTTTCTCCTCATCAGTAGCATCATCGGCCACGATTTTTTCGCGATACAAGTCAGGGCGTTGATTAGCTTCATCCGTTTCAGACGCCAACCAAATGGGAGCTAGCTGATTAGCTAGTACAGTGTTCAGCTCTAACAACAAGGCCTTACCATCTGAGGTCGTCAGTTTATCGGTATCGCCTTCTATACGCGGCAGAACCTTACACATCATAAAGTCGTCCCATACGGCTTTTAGGGCCAGATCATCTTTGGGTTGGATGCTGGCAACAGCAAGAAGAAGTTCATTTAAAGCACGAAACGCTAATTCAAACGGCGTATTTTTTAGCACTGCATTAACGGCCGATAAAAACGCTAGAGTTTTAGCACCATCTGCATCAAAGGTATTGGCCAAATCCGCTTTGCTGGCATTTGACCAAAAGGGGTAACTAAGGCGTTTATTGCGGCTAGTTGGGGTGAAAAAGTCGTAATAGTCATTAGGGAAAAACGCACCAAAATCAAAGCTTAGCGCTCGGTCAATCACTTTGCGTGAAAAACCATGGGTGGTTTCATCCATATTCACCGTGCCTGCAACCAGCAGGTTAAACGGAATGCCTAAACCATATTGGCAAATGAGTTCCCAAAGTTCGTTATACTTACCATCATCAGCGCTACCAAAGCCCAGCGCTTCACGCAGTTTGTCTATATCAGCGACTTCTTTAATGGTGACGGGTTTTAATAGCGCATCACTGCTGTAGGTAAAGCTATCACCTGTCCAACGCCATTCGCGAGTTTCTAGCACAGACAAGTAATCGGCAAAATACTGCTCAACAGGGGCAAGGTTCATTTCATCCAAACACAGCCAATAAGGCAGCACCTTATCTAATTCATCACGTTCACCTGCTACGACTAAGCGTTTACCTAGGTCTTCACTCTCTTGCACTTCAACGGTTAAACCGCTATCAGCAATAGCACGCCAAGCTTTGGCAATAAACTGCAATACATCGGTAGTGATGTATTCGGCTTTTCCGTCTTTTGCGAGGCGAGAAATATAACCAAGCAAATCACTCGGCTCATGCCAGTCGGGCCGCACCGAGGTTAAACAATAGGTTTCAGCAAACTGCTTTGATGTTTTTGCTTGTTCACGCACAAAACGCGTTTTACCTGTGCCCGAGATGCCTGCGAGAAGGAGGAAGGGTTTGGATAAACTCGTATATGAAATGGAATACTTTTCAGTCAAAAACTCAGCTAGTTTTTTGCAAGCAGCACTATACATAGAATTACCACTTTTATCTGCTTGCAACCATTCACCTACTCGCCCAAGTTCCTTTAATGCATCCAACACTTGTTCAGAGTTTAATTGATAAAAACTGTTTACATTTACGCCAACTTTATTTATGTACTTATCACAATAATTGATACCTGCCCCT encodes:
- a CDS encoding inovirus Gp2 family protein; amino-acid sequence: MNKRLKGTPSLKLHYGPYYQGLKVITSYGPLIENYLAAGKIVIDRYLSQYSRVCAIRVDLHVPEELELKSNRHITRFMGSLDAQIEADRNRKHKAGSRSYRCRPNYIWCSERENARANHFHVIILLNKDAYHTLGNYEATGNNMASRIVKAWASALGLDFDDVGGLVHFPKNPIHYVNIHSKRLAEEYNELFFRFSYFAKPKSKHYGDRRRSFDCSRTTR
- a CDS encoding tyrosine-type recombinase/integrase; the protein is MAEVQAVKEPDTIRLVSHLLTRHHSQQMADIWNIGLNLALRISDLLSIKFSDIEEDRLVLREQKTGKHANIQLNPKALQIIHRIKEEHPSHIYLFQSYRNKQAINRSPRPLTRRAVSKALGTIGEEIKLPLGTHSMRKTRGYHLYKSTKDIARVMKMLRHSSEGVTLRYIGLTQEEVDKDFKELEL
- a CDS encoding nuclease domain-containing protein — its product is MKSVAEIYEVWCFLCLKQILEQDLGFELVENSAKKLAQNDFFEYQLKDGMRGAFRFKRADGVTARLAHEPTFNKASQIRSYLVNQKPDIVLEVTLPKTANSGSDSSEKKQFIWLFDAKYRIEDIKTNLKNEFIGKPTEKDLKYWESKTDIEKESLDFTIVDGVPDDAINQMHRYRDALIRLSEPHDSKSPSSGNAGQSPKKSRPVFGAFALYPGFFDQATTSNPYTAAIEEVGIGAFALLPSQNELSQTDPTQTKSSYSGHQWLLDFLQAQIGTAPNAQTGQGNETMYPVAGMAERLYVQEAARIPYYGMRQVLYPDLTMTVALGGQRGRDNGYFEQFEQGTALWYHLPQSTFLQKFKQHIAEEIRYLALASTSGTQSSTKQIDKLWPVKRVTVLPRYAITEDQAGKKSGSADLYYLFELGKPLSLQTPVTNVPHRPIKNSMKLTTLTRLEDVTKFTEIEKVYEEAMV
- a CDS encoding HipA domain-containing protein, with amino-acid sequence MTNGYDDYASRIFLVYLFCGSSYWHPDLRQIRVIEPDELAKRLDVKEDIGLLTWDDKPRLSVAGVQDKLNMFISEQEQIGFGDGALCSTHILKFEKHNCPNLVLNEYFCMKLSKAVGLPTAEVRFTRFAQYPALIVERFDRKYAPDQLKVFRRHVIDGCQALNLPRDYKYERNLGDGRDVQHIRDGASLPRLFELATTMASPVESLQWLINWQLFNLMISNYDSHGKNVSVFFDKRYSRFTPAYDLVNVAMFPKFKHVLAMAMGDEFEPASINAYQLADFAETCGVNKKLLSRQLTGLADKVIDTLTQKQFIETITHEPHFTEDDRKYMTQVKAHILAKTLHLKSQAPNIPNIEI
- a CDS encoding DUF2787 family protein, encoding MSHSIIRHRGLRLPARFYRKLESILAKNPGIQTGGITLNFRDENYSAEHGGYHPVEIRLDKEGDKWILCYVTDFAYAGLAAELEKDIDVCFISELFYSRLTGMMPLGRVKPFVRTFIENFIAYCDMGVYKLELSTD
- the hepT gene encoding type VII toxin-antitoxin system HepT family RNase toxin, which produces MPVKRDLANIINKQRKTGIPQSSRDSFELLSKANLLPVELSQNLQKMVGLRNVAVHDYQTLNLAIVKHVVENRLNDFEDFCNVMKSIGSE
- the mntA gene encoding type VII toxin-antitoxin system MntA family adenylyltransferase antitoxin — encoded protein: MISTSAITEAITSFLPSSKLIYLFGSQANETATSQSDVDLAILLPRKLDPVERFDLQEKLARQFRQDVDLVDLLSASTVLQHQVVQSGKLLWGVEDDQAKFEMQVLSMYQHLNEERSEILKQYQS
- a CDS encoding McrB family protein, with product MSFQTYCDLISDDQKVKAEKTLLLTYTNSKGEAFSISPESIKLFLSFLLDNYDVVHSAWDKVPTRKDYIYQYEEKSYREIYKTASDEELKIISSTGRSQTKALTKLIAKLIGFLTESTYESPEVNTFFEESRLRLALEKWTDFVGMDSSNKKNLSNLIIKEQFKSWMINKGLSERTASSYSGAGINYCDKYINKVGVNVNSFYQLNSEQVLDALKELGRVGEWLQADKSGNSMYSAACKKLAEFLTEKYSISYTSLSKPFLLLAGISGTGKTRFVREQAKTSKQFAETYCLTSVRPDWHEPSDLLGYISRLAKDGKAEYITTDVLQFIAKAWRAIADSGLTVEVQESEDLGKRLVVAGERDELDKVLPYWLCLDEMNLAPVEQYFADYLSVLETREWRWTGDSFTYSSDALLKPVTIKEVADIDKLREALGFGSADDGKYNELWELICQYGLGIPFNLLVAGTVNMDETTHGFSRKVIDRALSFDFGAFFPNDYYDFFTPTSRNKRLSYPFWSNASKADLANTFDADGAKTLAFLSAVNAVLKNTPFELAFRALNELLLAVASIQPKDDLALKAVWDDFMMCKVLPRIEGDTDKLTTSDGKALLLELNTVLANQLAPIWLASETDEANQRPDLYREKIVADDATDEEKILRIPCRAKAKLEWMSERLASATFTSFWP
- a CDS encoding helix-turn-helix domain-containing protein, with amino-acid sequence MAKKVTTSQMPQTQFIENANVLGQLIKAKRTATGMKLADCAALCNVGINTLSRIENGNDNCTLATAFAVLHGLGIKLSSPSLSPTSLEKRDGSSVCDDEWV